The following coding sequences lie in one Halorarum halophilum genomic window:
- the hisG gene encoding ATP phosphoribosyltransferase, giving the protein MRIAVPNKGRLHEPTMDLLERAGLHVEETADRQLYADTVDPDVSVLFARAADIPEYVADGAADLGVTGLDQARESGQDLADLLDLGFGRCRLVLAAPEDGDITEPGDVAGRTVATEFPRITRDYLAERGIDAEVVEVTGATELTPHVEMADAIVDITSTGTTLQVNRLAVVDEVLASSVRLFARPDVVDDPKVGEVETAFSSVIAADGKRYLMMNAPSDRLEDVKDVIPGMGGPTVMDVADGEEDHVAVHVVVDERDVFGVISDLKSVGASDILVTEIERLVE; this is encoded by the coding sequence ATGCGCATCGCCGTGCCCAACAAGGGGCGCCTGCACGAGCCGACGATGGACCTCCTCGAACGGGCCGGCCTGCACGTGGAGGAGACCGCCGACCGACAGCTGTACGCCGACACCGTCGACCCCGACGTCTCCGTGCTGTTCGCGCGCGCCGCCGACATCCCCGAGTACGTCGCCGACGGCGCCGCCGACCTCGGGGTCACGGGGCTCGACCAGGCGCGCGAGTCCGGGCAGGACCTCGCGGACCTGCTCGACCTCGGCTTCGGTCGCTGCCGACTCGTGCTCGCGGCGCCCGAGGACGGCGACATCACCGAACCCGGCGACGTGGCGGGCAGGACCGTCGCGACCGAGTTCCCGCGAATCACCCGCGACTACCTCGCCGAGCGCGGCATCGACGCGGAGGTCGTCGAGGTGACGGGCGCCACCGAACTCACCCCGCACGTGGAGATGGCCGACGCCATCGTGGACATCACCTCCACGGGCACGACGCTACAGGTGAACCGGCTCGCGGTCGTCGACGAGGTGCTGGCCTCCTCCGTCCGCCTGTTCGCCCGCCCCGACGTGGTCGACGACCCGAAGGTCGGCGAGGTGGAGACCGCCTTCTCGTCGGTAATCGCCGCCGACGGGAAGCGCTACCTGATGATGAACGCCCCGAGCGACCGGCTGGAGGACGTGAAGGACGTCATCCCGGGCATGGGCGGGCCGACCGTGATGGACGTGGCGGACGGCGAGGAGGACCACGTCGCGGTCCACGTCGTCGTCGACGAGCGCGACGTGTTCGGCGTTATCTCGGACCTGAAGTCGGTCGGCGCGAGCGACATCCTGGTCACCGAGATCGAGCGGCTCGTGGAGTAG
- a CDS encoding DUF7473 family protein yields MLLQTSPGRVVAGFLLIALLSTFIANTAAYFVMGDAAELRRAVLPGIAMAGVGLTAAVLPVAAVIALALAVDFVAVSLAYELNRRGTALVTAMHYTLTVVVALFANYSLALYQDAPL; encoded by the coding sequence ATGCTCCTACAGACCTCGCCGGGCCGGGTCGTCGCCGGGTTCCTCCTCATCGCCCTCCTCTCCACGTTCATCGCCAACACAGCCGCCTACTTCGTGATGGGCGACGCCGCGGAGCTCCGCCGGGCCGTGCTCCCGGGGATTGCGATGGCGGGCGTCGGCCTCACCGCCGCCGTCCTGCCCGTCGCCGCCGTCATCGCGCTCGCGCTCGCCGTCGACTTCGTCGCCGTCTCGCTCGCCTACGAGTTGAACCGCCGCGGGACGGCGCTGGTGACCGCGATGCACTACACGCTCACCGTCGTCGTTGCCCTGTTCGCGAACTACTCGCTCGCGCTGTACCAGGACGCCCCGCTGTGA
- a CDS encoding CPBP family intramembrane glutamic endopeptidase has product MTGAPDSPGPSDRPDRSARFPRLRRFVWIADERRPTAPLRLLAALIVVGILAVGTSFLLLVLPLSGVAFTVVAGLAVPVAVTLAVLLVARFVDRRRLSDLGLRRERGWLADLGFGLVLGVGLQALVAVVGLAAGWYRLAGVLVGPPIGLLTTLALFVGVGVYEELLIRGYLLTNLGEWFGRHAGSIRAAALALLASSGVFGAAHLANPGSTAVSTLGITFAGVFLGLGYLLTGRLSLPIGVHISWNYAQGSVFGFPVSGLNVESSLLALEPTGPRVVTGGSFGPEAGLLGTLALCVGIAATVLWVRWRGGRGLDGRVLTLDRR; this is encoded by the coding sequence GTGACCGGCGCGCCCGACTCCCCCGGCCCGTCGGACCGTCCCGATCGGTCGGCCCGGTTCCCCCGACTCCGCCGGTTCGTCTGGATCGCCGACGAGCGCCGCCCGACCGCGCCGCTCCGCCTGCTCGCCGCGCTGATCGTCGTGGGGATCCTCGCGGTCGGCACGTCGTTCCTCCTCCTGGTCCTCCCCCTCTCGGGCGTCGCGTTCACCGTCGTCGCCGGCCTCGCGGTGCCGGTCGCCGTCACACTCGCCGTGCTACTCGTGGCCCGGTTCGTCGACCGACGCAGGCTCTCGGACCTCGGCCTCCGTCGGGAACGGGGCTGGCTCGCGGACCTCGGCTTCGGCCTCGTGCTCGGCGTCGGCCTCCAGGCGCTCGTCGCGGTCGTGGGCCTCGCTGCCGGCTGGTACCGGCTCGCCGGGGTGCTCGTCGGTCCGCCGATCGGCCTGCTGACGACGCTCGCGCTGTTCGTCGGGGTCGGGGTGTACGAGGAGCTCCTGATCAGGGGCTACCTGCTCACGAACCTCGGCGAGTGGTTCGGGCGCCACGCCGGGTCGATCCGCGCGGCCGCCCTCGCCCTGCTCGCCTCCAGCGGCGTGTTCGGTGCGGCCCACCTCGCCAACCCCGGTTCGACGGCCGTCTCGACGCTCGGCATCACGTTCGCGGGGGTCTTCCTCGGCCTCGGCTACCTGCTCACCGGGCGGCTCTCCCTGCCGATCGGCGTCCACATCTCGTGGAACTACGCGCAGGGGAGCGTGTTCGGCTTCCCCGTCAGCGGGCTGAACGTGGAGTCGAGCCTGCTCGCGCTGGAACCGACCGGCCCCCGTGTGGTCACCGGCGGCTCGTTCGGCCCCGAGGCCGGCTTGCTCGGCACGCTCGCGCTCTGCGTCGGCATCGCGGCGACGGTCCTGTGGGTCCGGTGGCGCGGTGGGCGGGGGCTGGACGGTCGGGTGCTGACGCTCGACCGCCGCTGA
- a CDS encoding peptidase has protein sequence MLALHRFPPSVVLQSGSTAEAPALGPPLAAWVVPCLVGLVLGLVGAAIVRRLSNPVGKFRLLYLGVVAPFGLFAYGVLSLLDFGAALRAPLVGPGSGPLRVVLADFLTMLAAGIVGLAVYAPTVRAVSDARDIDLGTRGSLATMARYLLGLSLLFALAFAPFRLGGADSPLAVAAGLLVLVGVLVAASPWLVAVLRSTSRPTGADADRLAALRDRAGLDVRDVRVLDTDDKETASALVRGPPGYRRLFVTSTFLDAFDDDAATALLAVQAGRVRSRVLVRRFCALVGAVFPLVAALSGWGPRWPLLIAAALALVGGLWLARRASSRPTTTPSIGSARTPWPTRSSDTPRSTTSNRRAAVCRIRSR, from the coding sequence GTGCTCGCCCTCCACCGGTTCCCGCCCTCCGTCGTCCTCCAGTCCGGCTCGACGGCCGAAGCCCCCGCGCTCGGGCCGCCACTCGCGGCCTGGGTCGTGCCCTGTCTCGTCGGCCTCGTCCTGGGTCTCGTCGGCGCCGCCATCGTCCGGCGACTGTCGAACCCGGTTGGGAAGTTCCGCCTGCTATACCTCGGCGTCGTCGCGCCGTTCGGGCTGTTCGCCTACGGCGTCCTCTCGCTGCTGGACTTCGGGGCGGCGTTGCGTGCCCCGCTGGTCGGCCCCGGCTCCGGACCGCTCCGCGTCGTCCTCGCCGACTTCCTCACGATGCTCGCGGCCGGCATCGTCGGGTTGGCCGTCTACGCACCGACGGTGCGCGCCGTGAGTGACGCCCGCGACATCGACCTTGGAACCCGGGGGAGCCTGGCGACGATGGCGCGCTACCTCCTCGGCCTCAGCCTGCTGTTCGCGCTCGCGTTCGCACCGTTCCGTCTCGGCGGGGCCGACTCCCCACTCGCCGTCGCTGCCGGCCTCCTCGTCCTGGTCGGTGTCCTCGTCGCCGCCTCGCCGTGGCTCGTCGCTGTACTCCGGTCGACGAGCCGCCCCACCGGTGCCGACGCCGACCGCCTCGCCGCCCTCCGGGATCGCGCCGGCCTCGACGTCCGGGACGTCCGCGTGCTCGACACCGACGACAAGGAGACCGCGAGCGCGCTCGTCCGCGGGCCGCCGGGCTACCGCCGGCTGTTCGTCACGAGCACGTTCCTCGACGCGTTCGACGACGACGCGGCGACCGCCCTGCTCGCGGTCCAGGCCGGGCGGGTGCGATCGCGCGTTCTCGTCCGTCGGTTCTGCGCGCTCGTGGGCGCCGTGTTTCCGCTCGTGGCTGCGCTGTCTGGTTGGGGACCACGGTGGCCCCTGCTCATCGCAGCGGCCCTCGCGCTCGTCGGCGGGCTCTGGCTCGCCCGTCGGGCATCCTCGCGGCCGACGACCACGCCGTCGATCGGGTCGGCGCGGACGCCCTGGCCGACGCGTTCGAGCGATACGCCGCGTTCCACAACCTCGAACCGTCGCGCCGCCGTGTGCCGAATCCGCTCTCGGTGA